A single genomic interval of Saccharothrix saharensis harbors:
- a CDS encoding CPBP family intramembrane glutamic endopeptidase yields the protein MRLVLQLVVVAAVAFAGNQAVAAVAGNPWLTLVLGVATAVLAVLAYAWVVRRTEHRAPAEIAPGGGAAATGRGVLIGLAMCGAVIANLAFLGGYRIDGFGSLTGAAAVLGFMAAAAVTEELLFRGVLFRIVEHRTGTWVALALSGAVFGLAHLPNPNATAWGATAIAIEAGFMLAAAYAATRTLWLPIGLHFGWNFALAGVFGADVSGNDTATGLLDATLSGPTWLTGGDFGPEGSVYAVAAGAALTVVFLWLARRRGLIVPRRPNRARVHATPAA from the coding sequence ATGCGTTTGGTGCTGCAGCTCGTGGTCGTGGCGGCGGTCGCCTTCGCGGGCAACCAGGCCGTCGCCGCGGTGGCGGGCAACCCGTGGCTCACGCTGGTGCTCGGCGTCGCGACCGCCGTGCTGGCGGTGCTCGCCTACGCCTGGGTGGTGCGGCGGACCGAACACCGCGCGCCCGCCGAGATCGCCCCGGGCGGCGGCGCCGCCGCGACCGGTCGCGGGGTGCTGATCGGGTTGGCGATGTGCGGCGCCGTCATCGCCAACCTCGCGTTCCTCGGCGGCTACCGGATCGACGGCTTCGGCTCCCTGACGGGCGCCGCCGCCGTGCTCGGCTTCATGGCCGCCGCCGCCGTGACGGAGGAGCTGCTGTTCCGCGGCGTGCTGTTCCGGATCGTCGAGCACCGCACCGGCACCTGGGTCGCGCTCGCGCTGTCCGGCGCGGTGTTCGGCCTGGCCCACCTGCCCAACCCGAACGCGACCGCCTGGGGCGCGACCGCCATCGCGATCGAGGCGGGCTTCATGCTCGCCGCCGCCTACGCCGCCACCCGCACCCTGTGGCTGCCGATCGGGCTGCACTTCGGCTGGAACTTCGCGCTCGCGGGCGTCTTCGGGGCGGACGTGTCGGGCAACGACACGGCGACCGGTCTGCTGGACGCGACGCTCTCGGGTCCGACCTGGCTCACCGGCGGCGATTTCGGCCCCGAGGGCAGCGTGTACGCCGTGGCGGCGGGTGCGGCGCTGACCGTGGTGTTCCTGTGGCTGGCCCGCCGTCGGGGACTCATCGTCCCCCGACGCCCGAACCGCGCCCGCGTGCACGCCACCCCCGCCGCGTGA
- a CDS encoding carbohydrate binding domain-containing protein, with amino-acid sequence MALGLAGATWTAPGGSAEDRAPEPPAVAAGNTTTVFYRLPSGWPVANIHYQPRNGPWTAVPGERMEPAACAGWVRKSVSLGDATGLLAVFNNGSGTWDNNNGQNYSLGTGTATVAGGVTGVGDPCGTTPGPEPGPTDHAEVYYFTKTRNWTATRIHYQPTGGTWTAVPGVPMEQVCADWARASVDLGQATGLRAAFNDGSGQWDNNNGADYALRTGRSTVKDGVVTPNATDPCGPPAPQDTIAPSAPTGLRAAASALTVSLSWTASTDNVAVAGYEITRSGGALGTVVRNTGAVGFADGPLTANTTYAYSLKAYDAAGNKSTSTASVSVTTGDIPPAPPGGTPLGGDPREDSIYFVMTARFNDGVTANNRGGSQHVRSGNAANDDPMFRGDFQGLVDKLDYVKGLGFSAIWITPVVLNRSDYDFHGYHGWDFHRVDPRLETPGATYQDLIDSAHAKGLKIYQDVVYNHSSRWGAKGLFEAKVFGVRDNQWSWYYDQPVQGFEYDGLTIDPNTGKSYYNGDLWSTTEPAGNTCVDWGEPTRHSSPEGYRIYSCQWPSPTSGMFPAQLYHRCWIGNWEGEDSRSCWLHEDLADFDTENPIVQKYLIDAYNRFIDMGVDGFRVDTAVHIPRVTWNRRFLPAIQQHATARFGEKGRDFFVFGEVAAFVNDKWNRGSVNHSAQFFTWKERREYSADDAAASLEQYTHEQGMGTGGQPTSRNAFLDGNAYHVPDHSEFSGMNIIDMRMHMNFGDANNAFWNAKDSDDSTNDATYNVTYVDSHDFGPNKSSVRYAGGTDAWAENMSLMWTFRGIPTLYYGSEVEFQAGKPIDCGPTCPLATTGRAYFGDHLAGQVTASDYGVVSSASGTVATTLQKPLVKHVQRLNQIRRAVPALQKGQYSTEGVSGGMAFKRRYTSGTVDSFALVAISGSATFTGVPNGTYRDAVTGDTRTVTTGSLTANPGGKGNARVYVLDLPGNPAPGKVGADGPYLR; translated from the coding sequence GTGGCCTTGGGCCTGGCCGGTGCGACGTGGACCGCGCCGGGCGGTTCGGCCGAGGACCGGGCGCCCGAACCGCCCGCTGTGGCGGCGGGCAACACCACTACGGTCTTCTACCGCCTGCCTTCGGGGTGGCCGGTGGCCAACATCCACTACCAACCGCGCAACGGACCGTGGACGGCTGTACCGGGTGAGCGCATGGAACCGGCGGCGTGCGCGGGCTGGGTGCGCAAGTCCGTGTCGCTGGGCGACGCGACCGGGCTGCTCGCGGTGTTCAACAACGGCTCCGGCACCTGGGACAACAACAACGGGCAGAACTACAGCCTGGGCACGGGCACCGCGACCGTCGCCGGGGGAGTGACCGGCGTCGGCGACCCGTGCGGCACGACACCCGGCCCCGAGCCCGGTCCGACCGACCACGCCGAGGTCTACTACTTCACCAAGACCCGGAACTGGACCGCGACGCGCATCCACTACCAGCCGACCGGCGGCACGTGGACGGCAGTGCCCGGCGTGCCCATGGAGCAGGTCTGCGCCGACTGGGCCCGCGCCTCGGTCGACCTGGGCCAGGCGACCGGCCTGAGAGCCGCGTTCAACGACGGCTCCGGCCAGTGGGACAACAACAACGGCGCCGACTACGCGTTGCGCACCGGGCGCAGCACCGTGAAGGACGGCGTCGTCACGCCGAACGCGACCGACCCCTGCGGACCCCCTGCCCCGCAGGACACGATCGCGCCGAGCGCGCCCACCGGCCTGCGCGCCGCCGCGTCCGCGCTCACCGTCTCGTTGTCGTGGACCGCGTCCACGGACAACGTCGCCGTCGCGGGCTACGAGATCACCCGATCCGGGGGAGCGCTGGGCACGGTCGTGCGCAACACCGGCGCGGTGGGCTTCGCCGACGGGCCTCTCACCGCGAACACGACCTACGCCTACTCGCTCAAGGCCTACGACGCGGCGGGCAACAAGTCGACCTCCACCGCATCGGTCTCCGTGACGACCGGCGACATCCCGCCCGCGCCACCGGGCGGCACGCCCCTGGGCGGCGACCCGCGGGAGGACTCGATCTACTTCGTGATGACCGCCCGTTTCAACGACGGCGTCACGGCCAACAACCGGGGCGGCAGCCAGCACGTGCGCTCCGGCAACGCCGCCAACGACGACCCGATGTTCCGAGGTGACTTCCAAGGCCTGGTCGACAAGCTCGACTACGTCAAGGGCCTGGGCTTCTCCGCGATCTGGATCACGCCGGTCGTGCTCAACCGCTCGGACTACGACTTCCACGGCTACCACGGCTGGGACTTCCACCGCGTCGACCCGCGCCTGGAGACACCCGGCGCGACCTACCAGGACCTGATCGACTCCGCGCACGCCAAGGGCCTGAAGATCTACCAGGACGTGGTCTACAACCACAGCTCGCGGTGGGGCGCGAAGGGCCTGTTCGAGGCGAAGGTGTTCGGCGTCCGCGACAACCAGTGGTCCTGGTACTACGACCAGCCGGTGCAGGGTTTCGAGTACGACGGCCTGACCATCGACCCGAACACCGGCAAGTCCTACTACAACGGCGACCTGTGGTCGACCACCGAACCGGCCGGGAACACCTGCGTCGACTGGGGCGAGCCGACCCGGCACAGCAGCCCGGAGGGCTACCGGATCTACAGCTGCCAGTGGCCGAGCCCCACCTCCGGCATGTTCCCGGCGCAGCTCTACCACCGCTGCTGGATCGGCAACTGGGAGGGCGAGGACTCGCGGTCGTGCTGGCTGCACGAGGACCTGGCCGACTTCGACACCGAGAACCCGATCGTGCAGAAGTACCTGATCGACGCCTACAACCGGTTCATCGACATGGGTGTCGACGGCTTCCGCGTCGACACCGCCGTGCACATCCCGCGGGTGACCTGGAACCGCCGGTTCCTGCCCGCCATCCAGCAGCACGCCACCGCGAGGTTCGGCGAGAAGGGCCGTGACTTCTTCGTCTTCGGCGAGGTGGCGGCGTTCGTCAACGACAAGTGGAACCGCGGTTCGGTCAACCACTCGGCGCAGTTCTTCACCTGGAAGGAGCGGCGCGAGTACAGCGCCGACGACGCGGCGGCGTCGCTGGAGCAGTACACCCACGAGCAGGGGATGGGCACCGGCGGGCAGCCGACCAGCCGCAACGCGTTCCTGGACGGCAACGCCTACCACGTGCCGGACCACTCGGAGTTCTCCGGCATGAACATCATCGACATGCGCATGCACATGAACTTCGGCGACGCGAACAACGCGTTCTGGAACGCGAAGGACTCCGACGACTCCACCAACGACGCCACCTACAACGTGACGTACGTGGACTCGCACGACTTCGGGCCGAACAAGTCCAGCGTGCGCTACGCGGGCGGCACGGACGCGTGGGCGGAGAACATGAGCCTGATGTGGACGTTCCGGGGCATCCCGACGCTCTACTACGGCTCGGAGGTCGAGTTCCAGGCGGGCAAGCCGATCGACTGCGGCCCCACGTGCCCGCTGGCGACGACCGGTCGGGCCTACTTCGGGGACCACCTGGCGGGCCAGGTGACCGCGTCGGACTACGGCGTCGTGTCGTCGGCGTCCGGCACCGTCGCCACCACCCTGCAGAAACCGCTGGTGAAGCACGTGCAGCGGCTCAACCAGATCCGCCGCGCCGTCCCCGCGCTGCAGAAGGGGCAGTACTCGACGGAGGGCGTGTCGGGCGGGATGGCGTTCAAGCGCCGGTACACGTCGGGGACGGTGGACAGCTTCGCGCTGGTCGCGATCTCGGGCTCGGCGACGTTCACCGGCGTCCCCAACGGCACGTACCGCGACGCCGTCACCGGTGACACGAGGACCGTCACCACCGGGTCGCTGACCGCGAACCCCGGCGGCAAGGGCAACGCGCGCGTCTACGTCCTGGACCTGCCGGGCAACCCGGCCCCGGGCAAGGTCGGTGCGGACGGCCCCTACCTGAGGTGA
- a CDS encoding OB-fold nucleic acid binding domain-containing protein: protein MSLLRAHLAKRGALTTAELPEVEHGTWVLVGGVVTHRQRPPTAGGVTFLNLEDETGMANVICSPGLWDRYRVLASSATALLVRGRIESDHGGAVVNIQADQLLALDLAAVLSRSRDYT from the coding sequence GTGAGCCTGCTGCGCGCCCACCTGGCCAAACGCGGCGCGCTGACCACCGCCGAGCTACCCGAGGTCGAGCACGGCACCTGGGTGCTGGTCGGAGGGGTGGTCACCCACCGGCAGCGGCCACCGACCGCGGGCGGCGTCACGTTCCTCAACCTGGAGGACGAGACGGGCATGGCCAACGTCATCTGCTCACCGGGCCTGTGGGACCGCTACCGGGTGCTCGCCTCCTCGGCGACCGCGCTGCTGGTCCGAGGCCGGATCGAGTCCGACCACGGCGGCGCGGTGGTCAACATCCAAGCCGACCAGCTACTAGCGCTCGACCTGGCCGCCGTGCTCTCCCGCTCCCGTGACTACACGTAG
- a CDS encoding tyrosine-type recombinase/integrase — MTEVGSVGGVAAGGRADPGAVSVALQVLEQMGLTPADLVGAVVAPRVPTFAELVPQALRAVSSEASRRSYRSYLTKAVAVWGSRRLDEVRPEDVRDFLGHVRDTVVVRRSNTGGSNAMRNAYQALSYLYRHAVQRGFIGERQVVLRQVEMPRKQSSRRHAVSPQLISEIFRVARETGVDPELDVLLLRFHLETAARTGGALALRVRDLDVDQSLVQLWEKSGTRRWQPVSPTLMGHLLEHARRRGARDDGDKVFRRLDGAAMSRKRYGSLWDRLRGRLESVRVAQVSTHWLRHTTLTWVERNFGYAVARAFAGHVVSQSSLHGSTQTYVKAGIGEVAAAVQALTGERHPLAPSADSAGAVEGVSTAVGLPRVVDGSRERVGLREWLRAEDARTAGLGSLFEWVLALYEEAERAGKPRPDGDVLVEITGASVYAVRAAQRKVADALRRRAQDDLVERIRRLREEAEAAGMPRPNRAALAEATGVTVSAVRGALARLNMPARERGQDERQRALVERVRLLCREAERAGRPWPGRRALIDATGETAHAVRLAQADIRACRGVRAD, encoded by the coding sequence GTGACTGAGGTGGGGTCCGTCGGCGGCGTCGCGGCCGGGGGCCGTGCCGATCCCGGCGCCGTGTCGGTGGCGCTGCAGGTGCTCGAGCAGATGGGGCTGACGCCGGCCGATCTGGTCGGTGCGGTGGTGGCGCCGAGGGTTCCGACGTTCGCGGAGCTGGTGCCGCAGGCGTTGCGGGCGGTGTCGAGCGAGGCGTCGCGTCGGTCGTACCGTTCGTATCTGACCAAGGCGGTGGCCGTGTGGGGGTCACGTCGTCTGGACGAGGTGCGGCCGGAGGACGTGCGCGACTTTTTGGGGCACGTGCGGGACACGGTGGTGGTGCGGCGGTCGAACACCGGTGGGTCGAACGCGATGCGCAATGCCTATCAGGCGTTGTCGTATCTGTATCGGCATGCGGTGCAGCGTGGGTTCATCGGTGAGCGGCAGGTGGTGTTGCGGCAGGTGGAGATGCCGAGGAAGCAGTCGTCGCGGCGTCATGCCGTGAGTCCGCAGTTGATCTCGGAGATCTTCCGGGTGGCCCGGGAGACGGGTGTGGATCCGGAGTTGGACGTGTTGCTGTTGCGGTTTCATCTGGAGACCGCTGCGCGTACGGGTGGTGCGTTGGCGTTGCGGGTGCGGGATCTGGATGTCGACCAGTCGTTGGTCCAGTTGTGGGAGAAGAGCGGGACGCGGCGGTGGCAGCCGGTGTCGCCGACGTTGATGGGGCATCTGCTCGAGCATGCGCGTCGGCGGGGTGCCCGGGACGACGGGGACAAGGTGTTCCGTCGCCTCGACGGTGCTGCGATGAGCAGGAAGCGGTACGGGTCGTTGTGGGATCGGCTGCGCGGGCGTCTGGAGAGTGTGCGGGTGGCGCAGGTCAGCACGCATTGGCTGCGGCATACGACGTTGACGTGGGTGGAACGCAACTTCGGTTACGCGGTGGCCCGGGCCTTCGCCGGGCATGTGGTGTCGCAGTCGAGTCTGCACGGGTCCACCCAGACCTACGTCAAGGCCGGTATCGGCGAGGTCGCCGCGGCGGTGCAGGCGTTGACCGGTGAGCGTCATCCGTTGGCGCCGTCGGCGGACTCGGCGGGTGCGGTGGAGGGGGTGTCGACCGCGGTCGGGTTGCCGCGTGTGGTCGACGGTTCCCGGGAGCGTGTGGGGTTGCGTGAGTGGTTGCGTGCCGAGGATGCCCGGACCGCCGGGCTGGGGAGTCTGTTCGAGTGGGTTCTGGCGCTGTACGAGGAGGCTGAGCGGGCCGGGAAGCCGCGGCCGGACGGTGATGTCCTGGTCGAGATCACCGGGGCGTCGGTGTACGCGGTGCGGGCGGCGCAGAGAAAGGTCGCCGATGCCCTGAGGCGGCGGGCGCAGGACGATCTGGTCGAGCGGATTCGCCGGTTGCGCGAGGAGGCCGAGGCAGCCGGCATGCCTCGGCCGAACCGGGCGGCGTTGGCCGAGGCGACCGGGGTGACGGTTTCTGCTGTGCGTGGGGCACTCGCCCGACTCAACATGCCCGCGCGGGAGCGGGGGCAGGACGAGAGGCAACGTGCTCTGGTCGAACGGGTCCGACTGTTGTGTCGGGAGGCCGAGCGGGCGGGGAGGCCTTGGCCGGGTCGTCGTGCTTTGATCGACGCGACCGGGGAGACGGCTCACGCGGTGCGGTTGGCGCAGGCGGACATCCGAGCCTGTAGAGGGGTGCGGGCTGATTGA
- a CDS encoding helix-turn-helix transcriptional regulator, with protein MTERAAGGGAVPRALSSFIGRKDLLAELRRRIGAAPLITLTGVGGGGKTRLALELAAQVHRAYDDGVRVVELASARGGDPELLAQVVLSAVGVPDQATTTPLETLVDYLRPRQVLLLLDNCEHLVEPVAQLVRAVLGAAPGVRVLATSRARLRVPGEVLVMVPPLDVPAEDAPLDLDHESVALLVDRAEASVPGWRVTPENWPDVVRVLRRVSGIPLAIEQAVVRMRSMPVSLLADRLDDVMRVLTANDTTAVEHHQTMAALIDWSHAHCTPAERLLWARLSVFEGGFDLTAAEDVCAGDGLAADEVADALAGLLDKSIALPSADRSRYHLLEPLRQHGAARLRSAGEEEGVRQRHRDHFRREAARLAESFAGHNEAALLAAVDADMANHRVVLNDLIRDPATAHAGLQMSVDLARTRWYTYAGRLPEERLWLGRALAATPPTADPLRASAIALDAWIALCLGVERELVARRVDEADALAREVGGPVPAVTFVRGAYAVLALGAVDGVELLRQAHEEFGALGPAFAVDHHLAHIMLTVSLVLLGSREQAEPAAEEFHAECQRLGAQWGISWAHWCRGVVQTRWGDPVGALDVLIEGLRVQREIRDKWGPLWSIEALGWAHSRAGDGSAAARMLGLAHGLHRVTGVRVDGLVPFAWMTAQAVARAKAVLGDDEYARAYAGPAESVEQALAVVLDEVPAAPDLRPGGLTPAEWNVARLVGDGLSNPEVATRLVISPATVHTHLTRIYRKLDITSRHQLITLLAGLAD; from the coding sequence ATGACCGAGCGGGCAGCGGGAGGCGGTGCGGTGCCGCGGGCGCTGAGTTCGTTCATCGGACGCAAGGACTTGCTGGCCGAGCTGCGCCGGCGGATCGGGGCCGCGCCGCTGATCACGCTCACCGGCGTGGGCGGCGGCGGCAAGACCCGGTTGGCGCTGGAGCTCGCCGCGCAGGTGCACCGCGCGTACGACGACGGCGTGCGGGTGGTCGAGCTGGCGTCCGCGCGCGGCGGTGACCCGGAGTTGCTGGCCCAGGTGGTGCTGAGCGCCGTCGGCGTGCCCGACCAGGCGACCACCACGCCGTTGGAGACGTTGGTGGACTACCTGCGGCCGCGGCAGGTGCTGCTGCTGCTGGACAACTGCGAGCACCTGGTCGAGCCGGTCGCTCAACTGGTGCGCGCGGTGCTCGGCGCCGCGCCCGGTGTGCGGGTGCTGGCCACCAGCCGGGCCCGGCTGCGGGTGCCGGGCGAGGTGCTCGTGATGGTGCCGCCGCTGGACGTGCCCGCCGAGGACGCGCCGCTGGACCTGGACCACGAGTCCGTGGCGCTGCTGGTGGACCGGGCCGAGGCGAGCGTCCCGGGCTGGCGCGTGACGCCGGAGAACTGGCCGGACGTGGTGCGCGTGCTGCGCCGCGTCTCGGGCATCCCGCTGGCGATCGAGCAGGCCGTGGTGCGGATGCGGTCCATGCCGGTGTCACTGCTGGCCGACCGGCTCGACGACGTGATGCGCGTGCTCACCGCCAACGACACCACCGCGGTCGAGCACCACCAGACCATGGCCGCGCTGATCGACTGGAGCCACGCGCACTGCACACCCGCCGAACGCCTGCTGTGGGCGCGGTTGTCGGTGTTCGAGGGCGGGTTCGACCTCACCGCGGCGGAGGACGTGTGCGCGGGCGACGGGCTGGCCGCCGACGAGGTCGCGGACGCGCTGGCCGGGCTGCTGGACAAGTCGATCGCGCTGCCGTCCGCCGACCGCAGCCGCTACCACCTGCTGGAGCCGTTGCGGCAGCACGGCGCGGCCCGACTGCGGTCCGCCGGCGAAGAGGAGGGCGTGCGGCAGCGGCACCGCGACCACTTCCGGCGTGAGGCGGCCCGGCTGGCCGAGTCGTTCGCCGGGCACAACGAGGCCGCGCTGCTGGCCGCGGTCGACGCGGACATGGCCAACCACCGCGTCGTGCTCAACGACCTGATCCGCGACCCCGCCACCGCGCACGCGGGCCTGCAGATGAGCGTCGACCTGGCCCGCACCCGCTGGTACACCTACGCCGGTCGATTACCCGAGGAACGGCTGTGGCTGGGCCGCGCGCTGGCCGCCACGCCGCCCACCGCGGACCCGCTGCGGGCCAGCGCCATCGCCCTCGACGCGTGGATCGCGCTGTGCCTGGGCGTGGAGCGGGAACTCGTCGCGCGGCGGGTGGACGAGGCCGACGCCCTGGCGCGCGAGGTCGGCGGGCCGGTGCCCGCGGTGACGTTCGTGCGCGGCGCCTACGCCGTGCTGGCGCTGGGCGCGGTCGACGGGGTCGAGCTGTTGCGGCAGGCGCACGAGGAGTTCGGGGCGCTCGGGCCGGCGTTCGCGGTGGACCACCACCTCGCGCACATCATGCTCACCGTGTCGTTGGTGCTGCTCGGCTCGCGTGAGCAGGCCGAGCCCGCGGCGGAGGAGTTCCACGCGGAGTGCCAGCGGCTCGGGGCGCAGTGGGGGATCAGCTGGGCGCACTGGTGCCGCGGTGTGGTGCAGACGCGGTGGGGTGACCCGGTGGGCGCGCTGGACGTGCTGATCGAGGGTCTGCGCGTGCAGCGGGAGATCCGCGACAAGTGGGGTCCGCTGTGGTCGATCGAGGCGTTGGGCTGGGCGCACTCGCGGGCCGGCGACGGGTCCGCGGCGGCCCGGATGCTGGGGCTGGCGCACGGGCTGCACCGGGTGACCGGGGTGCGCGTGGACGGCCTGGTGCCGTTCGCGTGGATGACCGCGCAGGCCGTGGCACGGGCGAAGGCGGTGCTCGGGGACGACGAGTACGCGCGCGCGTACGCCGGTCCGGCCGAGTCGGTGGAGCAGGCGCTGGCCGTCGTGCTGGACGAGGTGCCCGCCGCTCCGGACCTCCGCCCCGGCGGCCTGACCCCGGCCGAGTGGAACGTGGCCCGGCTGGTCGGTGACGGCCTGTCCAACCCGGAGGTCGCCACCAGGCTGGTCATCTCCCCCGCCACCGTGCACACGCACCTGACCCGCATCTACCGCAAGCTGGACATCACCAGCCGGCACCAGCTGATCACGTTGCTGGCCGGCCTGGCCGACTGA
- a CDS encoding tyrosine-type recombinase/integrase — MATTDELAMARLFLERMGISLEELSYTDPRPTAPTIAEFVPTVSGAVPAGTRRTYTPYWHKLVHVWGAVRIDEINATDINWFIGHARTTAVVRRSSRGGHSAALHAYRALRCLYRYAIWNRVLDPRDDPTELVTKPKTVRSTRHAIDNGLLSDIVDVASTTGNDPALDAIIIRLHLETAARRAGGLGIRPRDLDPQRSLIRLREKGDITRWQPVSPTLMTNLLHLTQTRGHRDDDTPILRNRKGKPITARRYDHLWERIGEHIDTVRTLGITTHWLRHTTLTWVERNFGYAVARAYAGHAASSTRTGVTTTYVRAGISEVAEALAALTGDPHPLAPKPL; from the coding sequence TTGGCCACAACTGACGAACTGGCCATGGCGCGCTTATTCCTCGAACGCATGGGCATTTCCCTCGAAGAATTGTCCTACACCGATCCGCGACCGACGGCGCCCACAATCGCGGAATTCGTTCCGACCGTCAGCGGCGCGGTGCCAGCCGGAACCCGCCGAACCTACACACCGTACTGGCACAAACTCGTCCATGTCTGGGGTGCAGTACGCATCGACGAGATCAACGCCACCGATATCAACTGGTTCATCGGACACGCCCGTACGACCGCGGTCGTACGGCGTTCCAGCCGCGGAGGGCACAGTGCCGCACTACACGCCTACCGCGCGTTGCGATGCCTCTACCGATACGCGATCTGGAACAGGGTGCTCGACCCACGAGACGATCCCACCGAACTCGTGACCAAGCCGAAAACCGTCAGATCCACTAGACACGCGATCGACAACGGCCTGCTCAGCGACATCGTGGACGTCGCATCCACAACCGGCAACGATCCTGCCTTGGACGCGATCATCATCCGCCTGCACCTGGAAACCGCAGCACGTCGAGCAGGAGGACTCGGCATCCGACCACGTGACCTCGATCCGCAACGGTCACTGATCCGACTCCGCGAGAAAGGGGACATCACTCGTTGGCAACCGGTCTCCCCCACCCTGATGACCAACCTATTACACCTGACACAGACCCGCGGCCACCGCGACGACGACACCCCGATCCTGCGCAACCGCAAAGGCAAGCCGATCACGGCACGACGCTATGACCATCTCTGGGAACGCATCGGCGAACACATCGACACCGTCAGAACCCTCGGCATCACCACGCACTGGCTACGACACACAACCCTCACCTGGGTAGAACGCAACTTCGGCTACGCCGTCGCGCGGGCCTACGCCGGACACGCCGCCTCAAGCACCCGCACCGGCGTCACCACCACCTACGTACGCGCCGGCATCAGCGAAGTAGCCGAAGCCTTGGCCGCGCTGACCGGCGACCCTCACCCGCTCGCCCCCAAGCCGCTCTGA
- a CDS encoding MarR family winged helix-turn-helix transcriptional regulator — MGGPRWLDEREARVWQAYLALNRELHSAVERRLLRDSGLSNADYALLVPLSEAPDGVVRSRELGALVGWERSRLSHQIGRMEKRGLVVREECAEDARGSMVRLTAAGRAAIESAAPGHVATVRRYVFDDLTPEEATTLDRVFHRVLDRIAADP, encoded by the coding sequence ATGGGCGGACCGCGGTGGCTGGACGAGCGGGAGGCGCGGGTGTGGCAGGCCTACCTGGCACTCAACCGCGAGCTGCACAGCGCCGTCGAGCGCCGGCTGCTGCGCGACTCGGGGCTGTCCAACGCCGACTACGCCCTGCTCGTGCCGCTGTCGGAGGCGCCGGACGGCGTGGTGCGGTCGCGTGAGCTGGGCGCGCTCGTCGGCTGGGAGCGCAGCAGGCTGTCCCACCAGATCGGCCGGATGGAGAAGCGCGGCCTGGTCGTGCGCGAGGAGTGCGCCGAGGACGCGCGCGGATCGATGGTGCGCCTGACGGCCGCCGGACGCGCCGCGATCGAGTCCGCCGCACCGGGCCACGTCGCGACCGTGCGCCGTTACGTCTTCGACGACCTGACGCCGGAGGAAGCCACCACCCTGGACCGCGTGTTCCACCGGGTGCTGGACCGGATCGCCGCCGACCCCTGA
- a CDS encoding transposase family protein has translation MLVYPSAIDLSSSHLRFLARELTVHRRRIGSRWRRLDPGRQALLVLAHLRCGDTYTRLAAGFGIGLATVCRYIHEAVELLAALAPDLADAVHVAARKAYVILDGTLLRIDRVATDRPYYSGKHKRHGMNVQVLVDPAGRLLWTSPALPGSAHDLTAARTHGIVDALTTADIPCWADKAYRGAGGPIRVPYRGRWHNLSPGQQAVNRSHARIRALGERAVSTLRTWRLLRRLRCSTTRITNLTRAVLALHLAAG, from the coding sequence GTGCTTGTCTACCCATCCGCGATCGACCTGTCCAGTTCGCATCTCCGCTTCCTCGCCCGGGAACTGACCGTGCATCGGCGCCGGATCGGCAGCAGGTGGCGCCGCCTCGATCCCGGACGCCAAGCCCTGCTGGTCCTGGCCCACTTACGCTGCGGCGACACCTACACCCGTCTCGCCGCCGGGTTCGGCATCGGCCTGGCCACCGTCTGCCGCTACATCCACGAAGCGGTCGAACTCCTGGCCGCACTGGCACCGGACCTGGCCGACGCGGTGCACGTCGCCGCGCGCAAGGCCTACGTCATCCTCGACGGCACCCTGCTCCGGATCGACCGAGTCGCCACCGACCGCCCGTACTACTCGGGCAAACACAAGCGACACGGGATGAACGTCCAGGTTCTCGTCGACCCGGCCGGACGCCTGCTGTGGACCTCGCCCGCACTGCCCGGCTCGGCCCACGACCTGACCGCGGCACGCACCCACGGCATCGTCGACGCCCTGACCACAGCGGACATCCCGTGCTGGGCGGACAAGGCCTATCGAGGCGCGGGCGGTCCGATCCGCGTGCCCTACCGAGGCAGGTGGCACAACCTCTCGCCCGGCCAACAGGCGGTCAACCGCTCCCACGCCCGCATCCGCGCACTCGGCGAACGAGCCGTCTCCACCCTGAGGACCTGGCGACTACTGCGCAGACTCCGCTGCTCCACCACCCGCATCACCAACCTGACCCGAGCCGTTCTCGCACTCCACCTCGCCGCCGGATGA